A part of Antechinus flavipes isolate AdamAnt ecotype Samford, QLD, Australia chromosome 6, AdamAnt_v2, whole genome shotgun sequence genomic DNA contains:
- the LOC127540672 gene encoding uncharacterized protein LOC127540672 isoform X1, whose amino-acid sequence MPAGRRADEGACARAQAAGGAGAGWSSSPPSHSPFLPAPPRSQRMLSLQVRCGPAAWRGRSRRILEPPHLSLLQALLLPLRHPHPQILQGSWRQKDALVVQAGAVPVPGSWPGRSCSAQEASVTTSRHLQPSSPHRDCGWEGLLPKSIRSKLLNATEKSYHFKETTLLPTHSCAIYSLLSVFYTFGMYDRLRCMNLPRKWDWMWPHRYQGMLHQGLRKKGYNEWMPINWRMVE is encoded by the exons ATGCCGGCAGGCAGGAGGGCGGACGAAGGGGCTTGTGCGCGTGCGCAGGCAGcggggggggcgggggcggggtgGTCCTCCTCTCCACCCAGCCATTCTCCCTTCCTCCCGGCCCCGCCCCGATCTCAAAGGATGCTCAGCCTCCAGGTGCGCTGTGGTCCGGCTGCCTGGCGGGGGCGGAGCAGAAGGATCCTGGAGCCTCCGCACCTCAGCCTCCTCCAggccctcctccttcctcttcggCATCCCCATCCCCAGATCCTGCAGGGAAGCTGGAGACAGAAAGATGCCCTTGTGGTCCAAGCTGGGGCCGTGCCAGTGCCAGGCTCCTGGCCAGGCCGGAGTTGTTCTGCGCAAGAAGCCAGCGTGACCACATCTCGCCACCTGCAACCATCTTCCCCACACAGGGACTGTGGCTGGGAAGGGCTATTGCCCAAGTCCATCCGGTCTAAG cttTTGAATGCCACAGAGAAAAGTTATCATTTTAAAGAGACCACTTTGCTACCAACACACTCCTGTGCTATCTATAGTTTGCTTTCTGTCTTTTACACCTTTGGCAT GTATGACAGGCTGAGATGCATGAACCTACCCAGAAAGTGGGACTGGATGTGGCCACATAGATATCAAGGGATGCTACACCAAGGATTGAGAAAAAAAGGCTataatgaatggatgcccatcaattggagaatggttgagtaa
- the LOC127540672 gene encoding uncharacterized protein LOC127540672 isoform X2: MPAGRRADEGACARAQAAGGAGAGWSSSPPSHSPFLPAPPRSQRMLSLQVRCGPAAWRGRSRRILEPPHLSLLQALLLPLRHPHPQILQGSWRQKDALVVQAGAVPVPGSWPGRSCSAQEASVTTSRHLQPSSPHRDCGWEGLLPKSIRSKLIKICLDPDSVTHLLCPHTHCELVLKMYDRLRCMNLPRKWDWMWPHRYQGMLHQGLRKKGYNEWMPINWRMVE, translated from the exons ATGCCGGCAGGCAGGAGGGCGGACGAAGGGGCTTGTGCGCGTGCGCAGGCAGcggggggggcgggggcggggtgGTCCTCCTCTCCACCCAGCCATTCTCCCTTCCTCCCGGCCCCGCCCCGATCTCAAAGGATGCTCAGCCTCCAGGTGCGCTGTGGTCCGGCTGCCTGGCGGGGGCGGAGCAGAAGGATCCTGGAGCCTCCGCACCTCAGCCTCCTCCAggccctcctccttcctcttcggCATCCCCATCCCCAGATCCTGCAGGGAAGCTGGAGACAGAAAGATGCCCTTGTGGTCCAAGCTGGGGCCGTGCCAGTGCCAGGCTCCTGGCCAGGCCGGAGTTGTTCTGCGCAAGAAGCCAGCGTGACCACATCTCGCCACCTGCAACCATCTTCCCCACACAGGGACTGTGGCTGGGAAGGGCTATTGCCCAAGTCCATCCGGTCTAAG CTTATCAAGATCTGTTTGGATCCCGATTCTGTCACTCACCTCCTCTGTCCCCATACTCACTGTGAACTTGTTCTGAAAAT GTATGACAGGCTGAGATGCATGAACCTACCCAGAAAGTGGGACTGGATGTGGCCACATAGATATCAAGGGATGCTACACCAAGGATTGAGAAAAAAAGGCTataatgaatggatgcccatcaattggagaatggttgagtaa